In the Harmonia axyridis chromosome 3, icHarAxyr1.1, whole genome shotgun sequence genome, one interval contains:
- the LOC123675515 gene encoding trypsin-2-like, whose product MDIKTFITRTFMALVILFSTFCPSAELRGDTQSSIFKKREKRRNQLEHIMDFRIVGGTEASIKDFPYMVSLQVNSNHFCGGSIVTKSFVLTAAHCVVKAREGEDSWIVGDPLLLNVVAGQTVLDLGECQFRDVKKIHVHSKFNFTSVRNDIALLEIFGHFEMNKYTQVAQIASKVHPKFETYDFCTAIGWGIMEPVETDLKKAISDRNILQQVDLHPSLHSTCEKFFAAAPYLYDRSKLCIIVSEEKDACLGDSGGPFICNGIQYGIISFGLGCAQMNMPGVFTNVSTFHDWIYAVINNTETQVVTRMVEVENLTNASFFMETRISQESKNCQVNLKCFFFLRNFIILCLAMFMSKFFPRIFHVLQHDILYFI is encoded by the exons ATGGATATCAAAACTTTTATCACGAGAACTTTTATGGCATTAGTGATATTATTTAGTACATTTTGCCCATCTGCTGAATTGAGGGGAGATACACAATCATCAATCTTCAAGAAGAGAGAGAAAAGAAGGAACCAACTAGAACATATTATGGACTTCAGAATTGTCGGTGGAACCGAAGCCTCTATCAAGGATTTTCCATACATGGTATCTTTACAGGTGAATTCGAATCATTTTTGTGGGGGTTCAATTGTCACAAAATCTTTTGTTCTCACTGCTGCTCATTGTGTTGTCAAAGCTAGAGAAGGTGAAGATTCCTGGATAGTAGGAGATCCACTACTATTGAATGTGGTAGCAGGACAAACAGTACTTGATCTTGGCGAATGTCAATTTCGAGACGTGAAGAAAATACAtgtacattcgaaatttaacttTACATCAGTACGGAACGATATCGCTCTGCTTGAAATTTTTGGACATTTCGAAATGAACAAATATACACAAGTAGCTCAAATAGCCTCTAAAGTCCATCCGAAATTTGAAACTTATGATTTTTGTACAGCTATCGGATGGGGAATTATGGAACCAGTGGAAACTGACTTGAAAAAAGCTATTTCAGATAGAAATATCCTACAACAAGTGGATCTACACCCTTCGTTACATAGTACCTGTGAGAAATTTTTTGCTGCTGCTCCATA TTTATATGATCGAAGCAAGTTGTGTATCATCGTTAGTGAGGAGAAAGATGCATGCTTAGGAGATTCTGGCGGACCGTTCATCTGTAATGGTATTCAGTATGGAATCATTTCCTTTGGATTAGGTTGTGCCCAAATGAATATGCCTGGTGTGTTTACAAATGTATCAACATTTCATGATTGGATTTATGCAGTAATCAATAATACGGAGACTCAGGTCGTAACCAGAATGGTAGAAGTTGAAAATCTAACTAACGCTTCGTTCTTTATGGAGACTAGGATCAGTCAAGAATCAAAGAACTGCCAAGTAAATCTGAAATGTTTCTTCTTTTTgaggaatttcattattttatgtcTTGCTATGTTCATGTCCaaattttttccaagaatttttCATGTACTACAACACGATATActatattttatatga